One Comamonas endophytica DNA window includes the following coding sequences:
- a CDS encoding Na+/H+ antiporter, with protein MHTVETVLLVLMLGALTGIAARYVRAIPLPLIQIALGALIAWPQKGLHIAFDPELFLLLFIPPLLFSDGARIPKREFFALYKPILKLALVLVLFTVLGLGYLIHWMIPAMPLTVAFALAAVISPTDAVAVSAITRNLGMPEKTMHVLEGESLLNDASGLVALKFAVAATLTGMFSWGEVAKDFTWMAVGGLGVGAALGWGFSYARSAITRRLGDVAATQMVLLLLLLPFAAYIVGEQIGVSGILAAVAAGVATNFADLDRGDFITERMQSNATWSMVEAAFNGAIFLLLGLQLPSIIGSTLLAAGHEWWVLVGYVIAISTALLLMRWGWVTLGVQRSFRQAHRLGKMAEKPSRLLILATTVAGIRGAVTLAGALSVPLLLPSGEAFPARDLLIFLATGTILFTLVLASIALPWILRHMPPAPEPETVREERLARIAASQAALSSMVLTEEQCELHDADWLAQRQEVVGRLTQEYRNRLNLLDDSSTAALSVEAQNESPELVLQRKLRYVMELELRIHCLQREREVVYAERQAHRINDQTLRNMVSELDLAEVALRKRLAVARRAAGLPLADGESVSGHSAH; from the coding sequence GAAACCGTCCTGCTGGTACTGATGCTTGGCGCCCTGACCGGCATCGCCGCCCGGTATGTACGCGCCATTCCGCTGCCCCTGATCCAGATCGCGCTGGGCGCACTGATTGCCTGGCCGCAAAAGGGCCTGCACATCGCCTTCGATCCCGAGCTGTTCCTGCTGCTTTTCATTCCGCCGCTGCTGTTTTCCGACGGCGCGCGCATCCCGAAGCGCGAGTTCTTCGCGCTCTACAAGCCGATCCTGAAGCTGGCGCTGGTATTGGTGCTGTTCACGGTACTCGGCCTGGGCTATCTGATCCACTGGATGATTCCCGCAATGCCGCTGACGGTGGCCTTTGCGCTGGCCGCCGTGATCTCGCCCACCGATGCCGTGGCCGTCTCGGCCATCACGCGCAACCTGGGCATGCCCGAGAAGACCATGCACGTGCTGGAAGGCGAATCGCTGCTCAACGATGCCTCCGGCCTGGTGGCGCTCAAATTCGCGGTGGCCGCGACGCTGACCGGCATGTTCTCCTGGGGCGAGGTCGCCAAGGACTTCACCTGGATGGCCGTCGGCGGCCTGGGCGTGGGCGCGGCGCTGGGCTGGGGCTTCAGCTATGCGCGCAGCGCCATCACGCGCCGCCTGGGCGATGTCGCCGCCACGCAGATGGTGCTGCTGCTCCTGCTGCTGCCCTTTGCGGCCTACATCGTCGGCGAGCAGATCGGCGTGTCGGGCATCCTGGCGGCCGTGGCCGCGGGGGTCGCCACCAATTTCGCCGACCTGGACCGCGGCGACTTCATCACCGAGCGCATGCAGAGCAACGCCACCTGGTCGATGGTCGAGGCCGCCTTCAACGGCGCGATCTTCCTGCTGCTGGGGCTGCAGCTGCCATCGATCATCGGCAGCACGCTGCTTGCGGCCGGCCACGAATGGTGGGTACTGGTCGGCTATGTGATCGCGATCTCGACCGCGCTGCTGCTGATGCGCTGGGGCTGGGTGACGCTGGGCGTGCAGCGCAGCTTCCGCCAGGCACACCGCCTGGGCAAGATGGCCGAGAAGCCCTCGCGCCTGCTGATCCTGGCCACCACCGTGGCCGGCATCCGCGGCGCCGTGACGCTGGCCGGCGCGCTGTCCGTGCCGCTGCTGCTGCCAAGCGGCGAGGCCTTTCCCGCGCGCGACCTGTTGATCTTCCTGGCCACGGGCACCATCCTGTTCACGCTGGTGCTGGCCAGCATCGCGCTGCCCTGGATCCTGCGCCACATGCCGCCCGCGCCCGAGCCCGAAACCGTGCGCGAGGAACGCCTGGCGCGCATTGCCGCGAGCCAGGCGGCGCTGTCGAGCATGGTGCTGACCGAAGAACAGTGCGAACTGCACGACGCCGACTGGCTGGCCCAGCGCCAGGAGGTGGTGGGCCGGCTGACGCAGGAATACCGCAACCGGCTGAACCTGCTGGACGACAGCAGCACCGCGGCCCTGTCGGTCGAGGCGCAGAACGAATCGCCCGAACTGGTGCTGCAGCGCAAGCTGCGCTATGTGATGGAACTGGAACTGCGCATCCACTGCCTGCAGCGGGAGCGCGAGGTCGTGTATGCCGAACGCCAGGCGCACCGCATCAATGACCAGACGCTGCGCAACATGGTCAGCGAGCTCGATCTGGCCGAGGTCGCGCTGCGCAAGCGCCTGGCCGTCGCGCGGCGCGCAGCCGGGCTGCCGCTGGCCGACGGCGAGTCGGTTTCCGGGCATTCCGCGCATTGA
- a CDS encoding SDR family oxidoreductase — MAQVLVIGASRGIGHELARQYIDNGDRVIATVRRAGDRDALLALGAAAVHLVDVAQPQSVSGLAWLLDGEKFDHAWYVAGVLDHQRSANPPTQQEFDRVMHTNLLGAMQALPQVAPMVQAAGGKFAFISSSMAQIGHVDNDHSWLYRCSKAALNMAVAAARHGWPGALLVTIDPGWVRTEMGGAGAPLSVEQSVQGMRATLAGAGPEDAGRLLHHDGRRADSW; from the coding sequence ATGGCGCAGGTATTGGTGATCGGAGCGTCGCGCGGCATCGGCCACGAGCTGGCGCGGCAGTACATCGACAACGGCGACCGCGTGATTGCCACGGTGCGCCGTGCCGGGGACCGCGACGCGCTGCTGGCGCTGGGAGCGGCGGCGGTGCATCTGGTCGATGTGGCGCAGCCGCAGTCCGTCAGCGGGCTGGCCTGGCTGCTCGATGGCGAGAAGTTCGACCATGCGTGGTATGTGGCGGGCGTGCTGGACCATCAGCGCTCGGCCAATCCGCCGACGCAGCAGGAGTTCGACCGTGTCATGCACACCAACCTGCTGGGCGCCATGCAGGCGCTGCCGCAGGTGGCGCCGATGGTCCAGGCCGCCGGCGGCAAGTTTGCCTTCATCTCCAGCAGCATGGCCCAGATCGGCCATGTGGACAACGACCATTCCTGGCTCTATCGCTGCAGCAAGGCGGCGCTGAACATGGCGGTGGCCGCGGCCCGGCATGGCTGGCCCGGCGCGCTGCTCGTGACCATCGATCCGGGCTGGGTGCGCACCGAGATGGGCGGCGCCGGCGCGCCGCTTTCGGTCGAGCAAAGCGTGCAGGGCATGCGCGCCACGCTGGCGGGCGCCGGGCCCGAGGATGCCGGCCGGCTGCTGCACCATGACGGGCGGCGCGCCGACAGCTGGTAG
- a CDS encoding YchJ family protein → MAQAELAACPCGRADAKGRVLSYAGCCARFIAHFETTPAPDAEHLMRSRYSAFVLEDVAYLQATWHASQRPATLDFEPGVRWLGLSVKDFQVTREDRAEVEFVARYRVAGRAVRLHERSRFVREEGRWFYVDGDQF, encoded by the coding sequence ATGGCGCAGGCCGAGCTTGCTGCCTGTCCCTGCGGACGGGCCGATGCCAAGGGGCGCGTGCTGTCCTATGCGGGCTGCTGCGCGCGCTTCATCGCGCATTTCGAGACCACGCCTGCACCCGATGCCGAGCATCTGATGCGCTCGCGCTATAGCGCGTTCGTGCTGGAGGATGTGGCTTATCTGCAGGCCACCTGGCATGCCAGCCAGCGTCCGGCAACCTTGGATTTCGAGCCGGGGGTGCGTTGGCTGGGGTTGAGCGTGAAGGACTTCCAGGTGACGCGCGAGGACCGGGCTGAGGTCGAGTTCGTGGCGCGTTACCGGGTGGCGGGGCGGGCCGTGCGGTTGCATGAGCGCAGCCGGTTTGTGCGGGAGGAGGGACGGTGGTTCTATGTCGATGGGGATCAGTTTTAA
- a CDS encoding HAD family hydrolase encodes MQFEAILFDCDGVLVDSEAITNTVLCGMLNESGWPISAEECMRVFIGRTVRSEAARIKAATGKPLTDEWMAAFYARRNEQLRAQLLAIDGALDAVQAAHRLLQGRIAVASGADRFKVEMQLTQVGMAPYFEGKVFSGHETPRSKPFPDVYLAAAAALGVAPERCLVIEDSVPGIEAGLAAGATVWGYCPDPVLHATPQMLLDAGVARVMRSMAELPALLGA; translated from the coding sequence ATGCAATTCGAAGCGATCCTGTTTGACTGCGACGGCGTGCTCGTCGACAGCGAGGCCATTACCAATACGGTGCTGTGCGGCATGCTCAATGAATCGGGCTGGCCGATCTCGGCCGAGGAGTGCATGCGCGTCTTCATCGGCCGCACGGTGCGCAGCGAGGCGGCGCGCATCAAGGCGGCGACCGGAAAACCGTTGACCGACGAGTGGATGGCGGCGTTCTATGCGCGCCGCAACGAACAGCTGCGCGCGCAGCTGCTGGCCATCGACGGGGCGCTCGATGCGGTGCAGGCCGCGCACCGGCTGCTGCAGGGGCGCATTGCGGTGGCTTCGGGCGCGGACCGCTTCAAGGTGGAGATGCAGCTGACCCAGGTCGGCATGGCGCCGTATTTCGAAGGCAAGGTGTTCAGCGGCCACGAGACGCCGCGCTCCAAGCCCTTTCCCGACGTATACCTGGCGGCGGCCGCGGCGCTGGGCGTGGCGCCCGAGCGCTGCCTGGTGATCGAGGATTCGGTGCCGGGCATCGAGGCAGGCCTGGCGGCTGGAGCCACGGTGTGGGGCTACTGCCCTGATCCGGTGCTGCATGCCACGCCGCAGATGCTGCTGGATGCGGGCGTGGCGCGGGTCATGCGCTCGATGGCGGAGCTGCCCGCCTTGCTGGGGGCCTGA
- a CDS encoding acyl-CoA dehydrogenase family protein, which yields MLLTPDQEMIRDAVRDFARQEIWPHAARWDKEHHFPRDVHQGLAALGAYGICVPEAYGGAGLDTLSLALVLEEIAAGDGGTSTAISVTNCPVNAILMRYGSEAQKQQWLVPLARGEMLGAFCLTEPHAGSDASSLRTTARKEGDDYVIDGDKQFITSGQNGQVAIVIAVTDKAAGKKGMSAFLVPTSAPGYVVARLEDKLGQHSSDTAQIRFEGCRIPAANLLGAEGEGYRIALSALEGGRIGIAAQSLGMARSAFEVALQYARERESFGQPILQHQAVGFRLAECATQLEAARQLIWHAASLRDAGRPCLQEAAMAKLFASEMAERVCSAAIQTLGGYGVVSDFPVERIYRDVRVCQIYEGTSDVQKIIIQRALA from the coding sequence ATGCTGCTGACCCCCGACCAGGAAATGATCCGCGATGCGGTGCGCGACTTCGCGCGCCAGGAAATCTGGCCGCACGCGGCGCGCTGGGACAAGGAACACCACTTCCCCCGGGACGTGCACCAGGGCCTGGCCGCGCTCGGCGCCTATGGCATCTGCGTGCCCGAGGCCTATGGCGGCGCGGGGCTGGACACGCTGAGCCTGGCGCTGGTGCTCGAGGAGATCGCGGCCGGCGATGGCGGCACGAGCACCGCCATCAGCGTGACCAACTGCCCGGTCAATGCCATCCTGATGCGCTATGGCAGCGAAGCGCAGAAGCAGCAGTGGCTGGTACCGCTGGCGCGCGGCGAGATGCTGGGCGCGTTCTGCCTGACCGAGCCGCATGCGGGCTCGGATGCGTCCTCGCTGCGCACCACGGCGCGCAAGGAGGGCGACGACTATGTGATCGATGGCGACAAGCAGTTCATCACCAGCGGGCAGAACGGCCAGGTGGCGATCGTGATCGCGGTCACCGACAAGGCCGCGGGCAAGAAGGGCATGAGCGCCTTCCTGGTGCCGACCAGCGCGCCAGGCTATGTGGTGGCGCGCCTGGAGGACAAGCTGGGCCAGCACAGCAGCGACACGGCGCAGATCCGCTTCGAGGGCTGCCGCATTCCGGCCGCCAACCTGCTGGGCGCCGAGGGCGAGGGTTACAGGATCGCGCTGTCGGCGCTGGAAGGCGGGCGCATCGGCATTGCGGCGCAGAGCCTGGGCATGGCGCGCAGCGCCTTCGAGGTGGCGCTGCAATATGCCAGGGAGCGCGAGAGCTTCGGGCAGCCGATCCTGCAGCACCAGGCCGTGGGCTTCAGGCTGGCCGAATGCGCGACGCAGCTGGAAGCGGCGCGGCAGCTGATCTGGCATGCGGCCAGCCTGCGCGATGCGGGCCGGCCCTGCCTGCAGGAGGCGGCCATGGCCAAGCTGTTTGCCAGCGAGATGGCGGAGCGCGTGTGCAGCGCAGCGATCCAGACGCTGGGAGGGTATGGCGTGGTCAGCGATTTTCCGGTCGAGCGCATCTATCGCGATGTGCGGGTGTGCCAGATCTATGAAGGCACGAGCGACGTGCAGAAGATCATCATCCAGCGCGCGCTGGCGTGA
- a CDS encoding AraC family transcriptional regulator, whose amino-acid sequence MSTPALVRASQPLATHAAGGHPALTPMAFVQAIVQAYAQRGLSAEAALQKAQIAPERVALAEARITAMQMEVLSDAAMRELDDEALGWFGRRLPWGSYGMLARASISSASLGLALARWCRHHGLLADDIALELQTHGDTAELAISEQRPLGAMREFCLVSVLRNIHGLASWLIDARLPLLEAGFPFAPPAHADAYTVLFPVAAPTGVRFGADRAHLRFDARFLALPLARDEAALQQMLQRALPLTVRPYRRDRPLAQRVRRLLVADAQSLHTAATLAEQLHLSARSLHRQLKDEGSSLQALKDQVRRERALALLQRTQQPIKRVALACGFASEKSFMRAFRQWTGDTPAQYRRRSNALPE is encoded by the coding sequence ATGTCCACTCCCGCTCTGGTACGCGCATCTCAGCCACTGGCAACGCATGCCGCAGGGGGCCATCCGGCACTGACGCCAATGGCCTTCGTGCAGGCCATCGTGCAGGCCTACGCGCAGCGTGGGCTGTCAGCCGAAGCAGCGTTGCAAAAGGCACAAATCGCGCCAGAGCGCGTGGCGCTTGCCGAAGCGCGCATCACTGCCATGCAGATGGAAGTGCTGTCGGACGCCGCCATGCGCGAGCTCGACGACGAGGCGCTGGGCTGGTTCGGCCGGCGCCTGCCCTGGGGCAGCTACGGCATGCTGGCGCGCGCCTCGATCAGCAGCGCCTCGCTGGGCCTGGCGCTGGCGCGCTGGTGCCGGCATCACGGCCTGCTGGCCGACGACATCGCGCTGGAGTTGCAGACCCACGGCGATACCGCCGAGCTGGCGATCAGCGAACAGCGACCCTTGGGCGCCATGCGCGAGTTCTGCCTGGTGTCGGTACTGCGCAATATCCACGGCCTGGCCAGCTGGCTGATCGATGCGCGCCTGCCGCTGCTGGAAGCCGGCTTTCCGTTCGCGCCTCCGGCGCACGCCGATGCCTACACGGTGCTGTTTCCCGTGGCCGCGCCCACGGGTGTGCGCTTTGGTGCCGACCGCGCGCACCTGCGTTTCGACGCCCGCTTTCTCGCGCTGCCATTGGCGCGTGACGAAGCCGCGCTGCAACAGATGCTGCAGCGCGCGCTGCCGCTCACCGTGCGCCCTTACCGCCGCGACCGGCCGCTGGCGCAGCGCGTGCGCCGGCTGCTGGTGGCCGATGCGCAATCGCTGCACACGGCCGCCACGCTGGCCGAGCAACTGCACCTCTCGGCGCGCAGCCTGCACCGCCAGCTCAAGGACGAAGGCAGCTCGCTGCAGGCGCTCAAGGACCAGGTGCGGCGCGAGCGCGCGCTGGCGCTGCTGCAGCGCACGCAGCAGCCTATCAAGCGCGTGGCGCTGGCCTGCGGCTTTGCCAGCGAGAAAAGCTTCATGCGCGCGTTCCGCCAATGGACCGGCGACACGCCGGCGCAATACCGCCGGCGCAGCAACGCGCTGCCGGAATGA